Part of the Sulfuriflexus mobilis genome is shown below.
ACTGGATATCAGGTTGTACGCCTTATTTTATCTTCATCCCCGGCTGCGCACCCTCGTTTGGCTCAAGAATGAACAGGTCCTTGCCCCCCGGGCCGGCGGCCAGCACCATGCCCTCGGAGAGACCAAAACGCATCTTGCGCGGGGCGAGGTTGGCGACCATCACGGTCAGCTTGCCTTCGAGGTCTTCGGGGGCGTAGGCGGACTTAATCCCGGCAAAGACGTTGCGGGTCTCCATGCCGATATCCAGGGTCAGTTGTAACAGCTTGTCGGCGCCCTCAACGTGCTCGGCCTTGACGATCCGCGCCACGCGCAGGTCGATCTTGGCAAAGTCATCAATGCTCATGGTCTCGCCGATCGGCGGGTGCTCCTGCTGCTGGTGACCGGCATGGCGCGTCGGTGAGGATTCGGTAGGCTTGTCGCCGAGGGTTTGTTTGTTGTCTTCGACCATGGCGTCTACCTGTGTGCTTTCAATGCGCTGGGCAAGGTGTTGGTATTTGTTTATGGCGTGATCGGCCAGTAGCGTGCCGGCATCTGACCAGACCATGGGCGCAATATTCAGGAAGGCCTCAACGCGTTCGCTCATGACCGGCAACACCGGCTTTAGATACAGGGTCAGCAGGCGGAAGGCGTTGATCGCCGTGGTACAGACCCGGTGTGCCTCGGGCAACAGGGCCTCGTCTTTCACCATCTTCCAGGGTTCGAGTTCGGCGATGTATTCATTCACCTCGTCGGCGAGCGCCATAATGATGCGGATCGCCTCGCTGAACTGGCGGTTGTCATAGCGCTCGGCGATGGCCTCGGCCTCGGCCTGCAGGGTGCGGATCAAGGTGGCGCCGGCGGTATCCATTTCCGCGGCCAGCTTGCCATCAAAGCGTTTGCTGATAAAACCGGCGGCACGGCTGGCGATGTTGATGTATTTACCCACCAGGTTGCTGTTGACGCGGGCAACGAAGTCCTCGAGGTTGAGGTCGATGTCTTCGATCTTGTCATTGAGCTTGGCGGCGTAGTAGTAACGCAGGTACTCAGGCTCTAAATGCTTCAGGTAACTGCTGGCGGTAATGAAGGTGCCGCGTGACTTCGACATCTTCTGCCCGTTGACGGTCAAAAAGCCGTGCACGCACAGGCGGGTCGGCGTGCGGTAACCCGCGTAGTGCAGGGTCGCCGGCCAGAACAGGGCATGGAAGTTGAGGATGTCCTTGCCGATGAAATGGTACAACTCGGCCTCGCTGTCCGGCGACCAGAAGCTGTCGAAGTCGAGGCCTTCTGTGCGGTCGCAGAGATTTTTGAAACTCGCCATGTAACCGACCGGCGCGTCGAGCCAGACATAGAAGTACTTGCCCGGCGCATCCGGGATCTCGAAACCGAAGTAGGGCGCATCGCGGGAGATGTCCCAGTCTTTCAGACCGGCCTCGAACCATTCCTCGAGCTTGTTACGCGACTCGACGGGCAGGCGGTCACCCGCCATCCACTCGCGCAGGAAGGCCTCGCAATCACCGAGTTTGAAAAAGAAGTGCTCGGACTGCTTCATAACCGGTTTGGCCCCCGACAGGGCCGAGAACGGCTTGATCAGTTCGGTCGGCGCGTAGGTCGCACCACAGACCTCGCAGGCATCGCCGTACTGGTCCTGGGCGTGGCACTTCGGGCACTCACCTTTAATAAAGCGGTCCGAGAGGAACATTTCCTTCTCGGGGTCGTAGAACTGCTCGATGGTGCGGGTCGTGATCTTGTCGTCCGCGACCAGTGCCTTATACATCCCCGTGGCCAGTGCCTGGTTTTCCGGCGAATGGGTCGAGTGGTAGTTATCAAAGGCGATGTGGAAACCGGTGAAATCGGCCAGGTGCTCCTCGCGCACGCGGGCGATCAGCTGTTCCGGGGTAATGCCCTCGCTCTCGGCGCGCAGCATGACCGGGCTGCCGTGGGTATCGTCGGCACAGACGTAGTAGCACTCGTGACCGCGCAGCTTCTGGAAGCGGGCCCAGATATCGGTCTGCAGGTACTCGACGAGGTGGCCGAGGTGGATACTGCCATTGGCATAGGGAAGGGCGCTGGTAACGAGGATTTTTCGGGTATCTGGCATCTGTTCGACCGGTTTCTTGTTATTTTCCTGGCTAATTACCTAACAAAACAGTCGGGAATATCCGACTGGAATTGTCTGGAATAGGCATATCATGGTAATCTAATATATTAACCGAATTCAGTCCCGCAGTGTTACCCGACACTGCCGGTTTAGCAATGATTTTGCAGGAGTAAATGACATGGCAGATGTAAGCAAAGAGCAGATCGAGGCCAAGCTCAAAGAGTATATCGATCCCTACGTGGAAAAAGACCTGGTCAGCGCCAAGCTGGTCAAGGATATCGCCATTGATGGCGGCAAGGTAACACTCGGCATCACGCTTGGATTCCCGGCCAAGGGCTATTTTGACACCCTGCGTAGCAAGCTCACAGAACTACTCAGCAGCCTGGACGGCGTCAGTGAAGTGGTTGTGAATATCGAGACCAAGATCGCCGCCCACAAGGCACAGAAGGGCGTTGCGCCGATTGAAGGCATCAAGAATGTCATCGCCATCGCCTCCGGTAAGGGCGGTGTGGGTAAATCCACCACCTCCGTCAACCTGGCGCTGGCCCTGTCTGCCGAGGGTGCCA
Proteins encoded:
- the metG gene encoding methionine--tRNA ligase, which translates into the protein MPDTRKILVTSALPYANGSIHLGHLVEYLQTDIWARFQKLRGHECYYVCADDTHGSPVMLRAESEGITPEQLIARVREEHLADFTGFHIAFDNYHSTHSPENQALATGMYKALVADDKITTRTIEQFYDPEKEMFLSDRFIKGECPKCHAQDQYGDACEVCGATYAPTELIKPFSALSGAKPVMKQSEHFFFKLGDCEAFLREWMAGDRLPVESRNKLEEWFEAGLKDWDISRDAPYFGFEIPDAPGKYFYVWLDAPVGYMASFKNLCDRTEGLDFDSFWSPDSEAELYHFIGKDILNFHALFWPATLHYAGYRTPTRLCVHGFLTVNGQKMSKSRGTFITASSYLKHLEPEYLRYYYAAKLNDKIEDIDLNLEDFVARVNSNLVGKYINIASRAAGFISKRFDGKLAAEMDTAGATLIRTLQAEAEAIAERYDNRQFSEAIRIIMALADEVNEYIAELEPWKMVKDEALLPEAHRVCTTAINAFRLLTLYLKPVLPVMSERVEAFLNIAPMVWSDAGTLLADHAINKYQHLAQRIESTQVDAMVEDNKQTLGDKPTESSPTRHAGHQQQEHPPIGETMSIDDFAKIDLRVARIVKAEHVEGADKLLQLTLDIGMETRNVFAGIKSAYAPEDLEGKLTVMVANLAPRKMRFGLSEGMVLAAGPGGKDLFILEPNEGAQPGMKIK